The DNA window TAGAATTCACTTCATGCTTTCATCCTATGCCCCAGTGATCTCAGCTGAGAAAGCATACCATGAGCAACTCTCTGTTGCCGAAATCACAAACACAGCATTTGAACCATCATCCATGATGGTAAAGTGTGATCCACGCCATGGGAAGTATATGGCTTGCTGCCTGATGTACAGGGGTGATGTAGTCCCCAAGGACGTTAATGCTGCTGTTGCAACAATCAAAACAAAGAGGACTATCCAATTTGTGGACTGGTGCCCAACTGGTTTCAAATGTGGCATCAACTACCAGCCTCCAACAGTTGTGCCAGGTGGCGACTTGGCTAAGGTGCAGAGGGCCGTCTGCATGATTTCCAACTCGACCAGTGTTGCTGAGGTGTTCTCGAGGATTGATATTAAGTTCGATCTGATGTATTCTAAGCGTGCATTTGTGCATTGGTATGTTGGTGAAGGAATGGAGGAAGGTGAGTTTTCTGAGGCTAGGGAGGATTTGGCTGCACTTGAGAAGGATTATGAAGAAGTCGGGGCTGAGTCCGGGGAGGGAGAAGACGAAGACAATGATGATTACTAGAATAAGCTGCTGGGTCTTGGTTGTTGTATGGCTACTTGGACTCAATATTGCGAAACCAATGATCTCATTGGTTCACTTTTCTATTTGTGGTGTTTGTTTGCCTACATAATGACAATTTGCTGTGTGGTCTATCCAGAACCGTTCTTTCTAAACTTTTGAatgctattttatatgctaaaaatTTGGTCTTATTATTGTTTGGAATTTGTCGTGTTCAATCAAATTCATGTTTGTATTATTCGGAACCTTCAGACTCCCATAATTAACAGATACACAACATGAGTATGATCCGATCTTGAGAGGCGAAAGATTTCGAGTTATGAGGAAAAGCTCTTGTGGatagaataaatattttttctgtTGAAAAAAATAGAACAAAATTCAATCTGAACTTGAACAACATGAGTATAATCCGATCGAGCCCAGAGCTAAATGAAGTTCCATCAtaccatttaaaaaaaacatttatgcTGTAATGTGAACAAAAAATGTTCACTGTTTCTCACCAGTACTACAGCGGATGTTTCCAGTCTTTCAGAAATTCGAAGCTGAAAGAATCCACACCAAATTAAACAAATTGCATATGAGAAGAGGGTTTGCTTCTTCAAGCTAGGTAACGATACATCTTCCTATCCGTTTTGTCCCTCTCCAAAAACTCACGCTCGATTAGAGATTCAATTCGTTTCTTGATAACAACTGGGTTCGGGAGGAATCGTGGTTGTAGTTGTTTAGTAACCTCTGATACAATGTTGTTGTGATCTAGCACCCGTCTCGACTTCATGATCCTCACAATGGCTGCTTCGATCTGAGGTTTTCTGTCCTCTTCCACTCTTTGTCGTGTCTCCTGCTTCTCAGGTTCAGACTCCTTTTGTGCAACAACAGTGCCTATCTTTACCCTGTACAATTTGGACGTGAATTTATCATTAAAGAAAAAGGTGTCGTCCTCACCTATATCTTTGCTCATTGGTTCTTTTTTAATGATAATTTTCCCCTTGACACAAGCTAATGACTGCAAGCACCTCTTCAAATCCGAGGGCGGAATCTCAGTAGCTTGCTCTATTTCTTTGTAACTTAGGCAATCGGAGTTATTGAATAGCATAAGGATGCACATTTGATAAGTGGACACGCTAAGCTCCTTTTGGACATTTCCAAACGTTGCTCCCAAAACAGCACTGCCCATGTTAGTTTGCCACGTCAATCTACGCCCTGAATGAGTTCCAAGATAGTATGTCCTGAACTTATCGCAGACTCCGAGGATTTCTAAAGGAAGATTGCAAGTTGAGATGGATTGAGTTGGCCACGATCCAGTAGTAAGGACCTGAACTGAAAGTGTCGGTCCGTCGGTTAGCTCAGCACCCATGGCAGCATGAAACTCCTGCATTGTATCTTGAGAAGTCTTCATATCAGTAAACATTCCTTCCAGCTTTGAGGTGAACTGATAGCCACATTCGGTTTTGAGCTTTACAATCAAGCTTCTCTCTGCATCATCAGATGCAGTTTTCCCTGAAAGAAGCCTCTTTGCCAAATGCTGCTTGTAGTACTTCTCGAAAACATCTTTCTCTTGGAGGTAGCGAAAAAGAATCATCACTTTATCCAATACAGTCTCTATATCATCTTCCTTGTCCTTTTTTAACCCATTTCGAAGCTTGTCGTCCACAAACAAAGAAATGAATTCGGGAGATCGTGGATTAAGATTTATGAAATACTCAAAGGAAGAATTCAAAGCATTCTGGAATATTTTGTCGTTATTGAAAGCTAAGCTGATGATCTTGTCAAATCTGTCCTTTCTATTCAAAAGCTCTTCAACAAAATTAAGAGGTTCCTTCAACCTTTCTGGATCAGAAATTAGATCCTTTCCAGTTTCTCGAATATGTGAAGTCATGACATCTTTGATTAATGTGAGTCCATTTTCCACTCTCTGAAACAAACTGTACATTCTCCCCAAATCCTCGAACTTTTCATCCACGATCATACAGACCAAGCCAGAGTTCTCCATGTGAACTAATCTATGCATGTGGCTTTCAATCAACTCTTTTTCTACCACATTGGTTATTTTGGATTCACTTCTTGCATCCAAGTAATGCGATACTCTGTCTATCTCTTCATTAAGACGTTTATCAGCTTTCTTCAGATAATCCCCACAATCACAGTTCTCAATAAGCTGTTGAGACTCCACACCATAAAAATTGGCTGATACATCAAGGAACGGCTTTTCAAAGTTTTCATGGTACACTGAAGGGCCCAAGTCAATTAGCATTTTGGTTATATTCCTCATTAGACCTCTATTAATAACATCACCGTTCCTCTCATGTTGCACGAGTTCAAGAAGAGTGTCTTGAAGCCGTGTTTGGATCTTGCTAGAGTGGAGAACTTTGTCTCTCCATAAATTCAAACCAAGCTCGTGAACAGGAATCTTACGCATGCTTGGTATGTAAGTTCTGTCCATGTACATTAATATGTCCCTGATCATTTGCAATGCCTTGTTATGCTCGGTCCATTTCCGATTGAGCTCCTCGAGAAATGTATCACCTTGAGCAGCCTCTATAGACTCGGAtaatgtttttaaatgtttagtCATAGTAGAGACAAGGCCGGAATAGAGCTTATCTCCATATTTGTGCAAGACCATATTATATGCATTCCTGACAATAACAAACAGGCAAATAGGTGATTGTAAAAAAATAACAATAGTTTCATAAACAAATTTACAAAACACATATGGAGGAAGCCAAAAgtctgcaaaaaaaaaaaaaatagccaAAAGCCAGAAAATTTTTGAGAAGAAACATTTCTTTTGTATTGCAACAGGTACAGTCTATAGGCCTTTGATGGATGACAGCAAGGGTTTTCCATCGAAATTTCAGTGAGAGGGTAAAAAGCTACAGATACTTTTTCAAGCAACAGATACTATTTCCCCCCTTTTCTGTTACTTTAGTGATGAAATGGAAGTTACATCTTTCACATTTCTCCACGTCCAAACCAAAAATCCAAAGCGGAAATGGTTACAGTCTAAAACGGCTCATTGGAATTCAAAAGTGCTGCAACGTGCTTTTGATGGAAAGAAGAAAATGGTAACAACTAATTGCTTCAGGAGGAACTATGTAAGTCGAAATGTACATATTCAAACGAGACAGTTTTTTAAAGCATTGTGTTCTATTCAGTCAAATTTTTGTTGAAAACGTGTTTTCTTCACTGTAAATGAAATCACTAAACACTTCAAAAAATTAACAGCCATTGTTTGAAAACCTGTTTAAATGGATTCCGTGCGTTGACTCCCAAAATAAATTGGAGGAATGAAACCCATGTTTCATTAGATGTTCGTGGCATATTTATTTTCTCCAAACCGTATCAGGGAAATGAAAATTCCAAGTCCAAAAATCTTGGTTCTAAATCATTGATTTGAAGAGTGGAATTAGAGGAGCCGTGAAGCCATGGCCAAAAACAGGGTGGTGTCATGGTTCCATAATTCCATTCTTTGGCATCACAGTGCCTGGTCTACAGCCTACAGCCATGAAAATTGAAGGATAGCACCGCAACACAAGTATTTTACAGATGCACCCCTTTGTGAAAAGAAAAATCTTTCCAGtacaaaaaatttgaaaaaaaaatatataaatacacCCCAGAATTCCAAATTAGTGACTTTTCATCATTTCCTCTGCTATTCTCTAGTTTcattcttatttgaatttttaagtaTTTAAACCGAAAATCCAAATTTGCAAGATATAAATCttgaatttaaattttcaaaatatcctACCTTTAATTGGATATTCAAATTAAATTCAAGAGTTTCTTCTGGTTTCAACTTTTTCCAATATCCCACTAAGTTGTATATATGTATCCTCCTACACATCATTATGCTCCATTTCATCATACATCTTCATCTAtatttcaataaattttataatgttTTATAGTTGCTGACCACCTCTTCGTTGGTCTCCCTCTTCCTTGAGTTCATCCATGACTAGCGTAAAAAGATAGATAATCCAATTTTGCAAGGCATAAAATATcttgaatttgaatttttaagaatCCCAACTCCTAGAATTCAAGACTCGGGATTTACAGCACAAATTATACAACGATCTAACCATTTTGAGGTTCGCATGACTTTAAAATTTGCAGTGCTTCGTAGGTTGTATCTTAGGAATTATGTTTCCAACAGACGTTGGTGGCTGAAGACAAAAAGCAAATGAATGTCAGATACAATTCAACCACATGATTAACGAGAAGGAAACCTGTACAACTCCTCAAAGCTGAGACCACTAGCATTGTGATTGTAAATCTCGTGAATCGCGTGCTCCAGAATAGCCCAAGTCTTGTCCGCGTACTTTGGATCCACCACCACCCGATGCTTAAACGCCTCAATCTGAACATTCCTCTTCTTCGGTCCGCTCATCTTGATTCCCcaaaattttcaatcaaaaCTGCAAATCGAGTCCAGCAAACGTATTCGAACCAGCCGATTACTCCAAATCGAATTCAGGTTCAATGAAGGAAATCAAACAGCTCGGATTCAAGCTCGATTTCTTATTCTCGCTCCGCTCGCATAATTTTTCTAACCTACGCCCTTCAACTTTTTCCCGAGACCCGACAGTGAAATGGTTACCATAACATATTTTTCCTCTTTCTAAAAACAAATTTAATACATTTCTTACCCCAATACGAAAATAATCGTGGAAATAGAGAATaatcgatatatatatacaatgtaTTGATGaggtgttttttttattttaattccaTTAATATATCTctttaattttcattttcaactctacatattatttattagtaaaaatttgtatgagacagtttcacgggtcgtatttatgtgatagatctcttatttagttcatccatgaaaaaatattattttttaggctaaaagtattactttgtattgtgaatatcgatatggttgacccgtatcacatataaagatccgtgaaacggtctcacatgagactcactcttatttATTACTTAACAgagttataatattatgatataataaaaactattattttatatataatttcacCCAACACGTCTGTTTCTGGCTATTTTAAATTATACTCAAAATCAAatgaatatataaaatttaactTAAAAGTCGAATATCATAGCAATTAGAAATTCAATTAATTTCATAGCATAATTTGTATTTACAAATAGTAAAGTAAACGTGGTACCGTATCGGTGCAGACCCAATATAATTCTTATGCGAGTCAATTAATTTGCCCAAACCCAATTACTTACGGATCGGGCGACTCTTGCTGTCATTTTTATAATCTCGTGATCATTAAATGATGCAAATAATAAcatgtttatttaattagtaaattaaatttcaaatcataatattGAATATTTTCCGGAAAATCAAAGCTTGTAAATATATATGTTAGACAGTTCTTATTCACCTATTAATTGATTATAGGTGTAAATATAGCTAATAATATTGACATCATAATGTGACTGTTATAATTCTTGCCGTAAATAGTAGTGTTATTCGtaatgttaaaatatttatactatattattaagtacGAGGGCATTAAAGTATCTACTTTAGaggacaccaaaatatttaatttcataattacaCTTCTTACCCT is part of the Primulina eburnea isolate SZY01 chromosome 1, ASM2296580v1, whole genome shotgun sequence genome and encodes:
- the LOC140833496 gene encoding cullin-3A-like, which gives rise to MSGPKKRNVQIEAFKHRVVVDPKYADKTWAILEHAIHEIYNHNASGLSFEELYRNAYNMVLHKYGDKLYSGLVSTMTKHLKTLSESIEAAQGDTFLEELNRKWTEHNKALQMIRDILMYMDRTYIPSMRKIPVHELGLNLWRDKVLHSSKIQTRLQDTLLELVQHERNGDVINRGLMRNITKMLIDLGPSVYHENFEKPFLDVSANFYGVESQQLIENCDCGDYLKKADKRLNEEIDRVSHYLDARSESKITNVVEKELIESHMHRLVHMENSGLVCMIVDEKFEDLGRMYSLFQRVENGLTLIKDVMTSHIRETGKDLISDPERLKEPLNFVEELLNRKDRFDKIISLAFNNDKIFQNALNSSFEYFINLNPRSPEFISLFVDDKLRNGLKKDKEDDIETVLDKVMILFRYLQEKDVFEKYYKQHLAKRLLSGKTASDDAERSLIVKLKTECGYQFTSKLEGMFTDMKTSQDTMQEFHAAMGAELTDGPTLSVQVLTTGSWPTQSISTCNLPLEILGVCDKFRTYYLGTHSGRRLTWQTNMGSAVLGATFGNVQKELSVSTYQMCILMLFNNSDCLSYKEIEQATEIPPSDLKRCLQSLACVKGKIIIKKEPMSKDIGEDDTFFFNDKFTSKLYRVKIGTVVAQKESEPEKQETRQRVEEDRKPQIEAAIVRIMKSRRVLDHNNIVSEVTKQLQPRFLPNPVVIKKRIESLIEREFLERDKTDRKMYRYLA